From Canis aureus isolate CA01 chromosome 7, VMU_Caureus_v.1.0, whole genome shotgun sequence, a single genomic window includes:
- the C7H6orf120 gene encoding UPF0669 protein C6orf120 homolog, translated as MAAAWKRALLVLLASQVVSSLSSGDEDEVPEDWVLLHVVQGQIGAGNYSYLRLNHEGKIVLRMRSLKGDADLYVSDSTLHPSFDDYELQSVTCGQDVVAIPAHFQRPVGIGIYGHPSHHESEFEMKVYYDRRLEPSPFSEAATSEARDVAHRQAQAPEDASQEEESVLWTIVISVLKLVLEILF; from the coding sequence ATGGCCGCTGCCTGGAAGCGCGCTCTGCTGGTCCTGCTGGCCTCGCAGGTGGTGTCCTCGCTGAGCTCGGGGGACGAGGACGAAGTCCCCGAAGACTGGGTCCTCCTGCACGTGGTGCAGGGCCAGATAGGAGCCGGGAACTACAGCTACTTACGGCTCAACCACGAGGGGAAGATCGTCCTGAGGATGCGGAGCCTGAAGGGCGACGCGGACCTGTACGTGTCGGACAGCACGCTGCACCCCAGCTTCGACGACTACGAGCTGCAGTCCGTCACGTGCGGCCAGGACGTGGTGGCCATCCCCGCGCACTTCCAGCGGCCCGTGGGCATCGGCATCTACGGGCACCCGTCCCACCACGAGAGCGAGTTCGAGATGAAGGTGTACTACGACCGGAGGCTCGAGCCGTCCCCGTTCTCCGAGGCCGCCACCTCCGAGGCCCGCGACGTGGCTCACCGGCAGGCGCAGGCCCCGGAGGACGCGTCCCAGGAGGAGGAGTCCGTGCTCTGGACCATAGTGATTAGCGTCCTCAAGCTGGTCCTGGAGATTCTGTTCTGA